From the genome of Pseudomonas bubulae:
GGCTTCAGAGTGCCTTCGGCCACCGATGCGGCGCTGTTGACGAAGACGTTTTCACGAACGTACTCGATTGCATTGGACGTGGTCCGGCCCTGAGCCAACAAGTCACGGATGGTCAAGCGGCGCAGGCCGGGCATCAGGATGCCAGGGTTTTGCTGCGCCTGAATCAGCGCTCCCGCCGAGCCCGCGCCACTGCCCAAAGCCTTGTTGAACGTCTTCACGTCAACTTTCCCGGAGGTCGAGCCGTTCCAGGACTTCTTGAGGTCTTCAGCGGTGCGCTCGGCGAAGGACTTCTTCGTCTCAGGGTTGTCCAGGCTGCCAGCCGCCAGTTTCTGCTCCAGATCAAACAACCGGGTGCTGGATTTAGTCAGATCGGTCTGGACGGCCTGCAGGTCAGTTTGCAGTTTCTTGCTGATCTCGCCGGTGGCGGCGATCTCTTTTTTCTGCGCATCGAACAGTTGGGTCATGTTCGCTTGCGCGGTTTCGATTGCCTTTTGGATATCAGCCAATTCGGACATGAATTAGTTTCCTACAGATGGGAAGGACTTGATGCGATCAAGGATCGCGTTGATTTCGCCACCTTCGGAGTCGCTCCGAACTGCGGACTTGATGCGGGCGATAAACGCCAACGCTTCCGACTTGGAGAGCCCGGCGGAATCTCTCAGCCAGTTCTCCGCATCACGGATGGTTTCAATGGTGTCCATGCTCTTGAGCGCCGATACCGTGGCGTGCTCATTCGCGGGGAAGGTGCAAATGCTGATTTCGCTTAGCCGGGAGACGCTTTTGAACGAGTAGCCGGTCGCAATGGGCGCGCAGTCACCTTTGGCCGCCGAGAAGCCCACCGACATACCGCCCACGGTGCCGTGGATCATTGCCGCCTTGAGGGCGTCCGACTGCGGGTTACCGGGGGTCAGCTCACCCCGGACATGCAGGCCGGTGCTGTCTTCTGACAGATCCAGCCACTTGCCCACCGGGATTTCATTGCGCCGGTGGTTGAAGAACATGGCCACGGCCCGGGATTGGGTTTTCAGTGCGACAGCAAAGGCACCCGGCTCCATAATGTCGCCGTCGCTGTCAACCACGCTGAAGACACTGGCATAGCCTTCGAAAATGCCCTGGGCGCCGCCGCTGGAAAACTTGATTGCGGCCTGATCGAAGGCCAGTGTTTTGCAAATGCTCGGCATTTCAGTCTCCAGAAAAACTAAACCCCGCTGGGTGCGGGGTTAGTTTTGCCAAGTTGGGTAAGCGGCACGTTCTGAGACTGCCGGGTTGCGACGTCGCCGCCGGGAAGTGGAGGCCGGTTACCGACACGCCTGCCTTCGTTTACTGTGAGCAGACCCGTATCGATTTGGGTTTTCATGTAATTGGCCCGAGCCGTCGAGTCACCGCTCAACAGTCCGTCGCGGTTGTGTTCGGCGTGGATGCGGCCCAGATCGGCGGGCTTAATCAGCCAGCGCAAAATGCTGGTTTCCCAGATTTCGAGATATGGGTCCAAGGTGTACTGCAAGAAACCGAGGTTTTGCTGCTCGATGCCGGAGCCCCAACTGGTGGACTTTTCGACATCGCCCACCAGGTGCGGCGGCACGCCGAAGAACCGGGCCAGTTCGCTGACCTGAAACTTGCGCGCCGCCATGGTTTCGGCGTCCTGCGGGCTGACACCGATGGCCTGGGTGGTGAACCCCGCCTCCAGCACCCATAGGCGCTTTTTGACAGGCCCACCGGAGATCTCCTTGAAGTTCTCCTCAAGCTGATCGCGCTGGGCCTTGTTGAGCGTCTTGCCGTCGCCGGTCATAAGGATCTGCGGCGACTTCGCGCCATTGGCATAGAAGTCCCGCTGCTGATCTTCCATCGCCACAGCCACACCGGCTGTCTTGGCGCCAAAGGCAATCGGGGAAAGCCCCACCAGCCCGTTAAAGCCGAAACCCTTGAGGTGGAAAATATCCGACTGTTTGAAGTCGGCGTATTCACTGTCACGGCGGTAACGGTACACGACCCGCTTACCTTCGAGTCGCACGTCCATATTGACCGACATCAGCGGCACCAGGCTGATGATGTCGCCCACGCTATTGCGCTCGATCAGCGCGTAGGCGTTGCCGTAGTAGCAAAGCTGCATGGTCATGGCGGCGCGAAAGTCGAAGGCGGTCATAAACTGGTTGGGGCTGTAGCGCAGCAGGCGTGCCAGCGGATTATCAAAGCCAACCTTGGATCGATCCTCACCCTTGGTTTCAAACACATCCAGCGGTAGGCAGGCCGTTACGCTGGAGATGAGTCGCACGCAGGCGAACACGGTGGAGATTTGTAGCGAGCGCTCATCGTTGACGACTGAGTCGCCCACCACGCCAGTGGCGGAGACAGGCCCGGTCTGCGAGCCCTTCTCGGGAGAGACCAGGCGCCCACCAACGAAAAAGCTCGCCATACGCGCCCAGAAAGGACTGCGGGTGCGCAGGTCAATGCTGTAGTCGGTGTCTGCCATTACATACTCATTGGTCGGTTGAGAAAGTCATCGATGTTTGCCGAGGGCATTGGATTCAGTGACAGCAGCGTCACCGCGTTAAACGTGGCCATCAGCGGATCGATCTTGGCCGAGCCCGAAGCCTGCTTGGTGATCAGGATCGAGTTACCGCGTGGCTCGACTTTGGCGTTGCCGCAGCACCAGGCCATCATCGGCTGGCCGCCGTGGATCAAGGTGCCTTCGGCAAGCTTGCGCTCGGCGGTTTTGATCGCACCGCCCAGCTTCCAGCCCTGTGAAATACCGATAACCTTTTCTTCGGGTACGCCGGCTTCGACCAGGGCGTCGAGAATCGCGCCGATACCCGCCGGGTCGAGCCCGACCTTGTCCAGCAGGCCGGATTGCTCAACCCGGGCAACCAGATTGGCTACCTGCTCCACGTCCTGACCGATCTGGTCGACCAGGGTGAGGTTTCCGTCTTTGGCAAAGTCGTGGAAGTTGGCAGCGACGGACTGGCGACGGACCAACACCGAGGGGTGAGCCCAAGCGTGATTCCACAACAACCACTCGCGTGTCACCCGATGCCTACCAGCCGCTGCAAAGCCCAGCAAGTCATCCAGCCCGCCGCCGTCGATGCCGATATCAATCACTTCGCACTGGCGTAGCAGGTCATCGAAGCTCAAGCCAGGGCGCTTGCCCTGCACCTCCCAAAAGTCCGCCCCGGCCCAGCGTTCGGACAGCAGCGCCAGACCGACTTCGATATTGGCGTGCTTGGCCAGAAAGCCGCGCAGCTCTTCTTCGCCCGCTTCCTGCGCCATTTTGAAGCTGCGCAGCAGGAAGGCTTCATCCACCGAGAACCCCATGTTCGGATTCACCAGGTGGAAGTTTTCAACCAGGCGGGCTTCGCCGCTTTTGATCATCGCCTGCGGGAATTCGTAGATCACAGGCAGGAACTGGTTGTCATCGATACGCCCGTCACGCACGGCGCGGGAGTACTTGAGCTTTTCGCGGAACACACCGGCAGGCGGCTCGTTGGACTGCGTAGTCAGCCAGATAACAAAGCCTTCAGGCCGTGACGCCAAGCCGCCGGTGGCCTCGCGGATAATGTCCGGCGCCTTGACGTTCTTGCCGAACAACCAGGCTTCGTCGATCAGCACGCCCACGGCCTTTTTGCCGCCCACCGTGTCGCCATCGGCAGCCACCACTTTGAGCGTGGCGCCGGTTTCGCGATGAGTAATGGTGCGCAGATGCGGTTGGACGTGCATCAGGTCGCGCAACTCTTCATCGTGCTTGACCATATCGGCAGCAGGCTTGAATGAGTTGTCAGCAATTTCCTTGGTCGGGGCCAGGATGATGAACTCGGCCGACAGGCGCCAATTGCGGATCAGCGCGGTAAGCATGATCCCGGCAGCAATGGTCGACTTGGAGTTCTTCTTCGGAATGCACAGCATGTATTCCGAGATCATCCGGCGCCCGGTGGTGTAGTCGTAGGCGCCGAAGATCGCCCCGGCAAAGTCGAACACCCACTCGGCGCAGGACTCGCCAATAGTCGGGCTGCCTGGGGCGTCGACGATCTTCAGTTCGCGCAACACCGCCAGACCGGCTTCGGCCTCCTGCGGGAACAGCGGCGCCGGGATGATCGATTGCCCCAGGCGCAATTTCTGCTCCCAGTCCGAGCAGGCGGTCGTCCATTGCATTTACTTGACCGCCTTCAATGGGGGTGGGCTTGAGCCAAAACGCCCTGCCCCGGCAACCTTCGCCGCGTTTTCGCGCTCGGTCTTTTTGCCGGTCTCGCCTTTGCGCGGGTGCATAAAGGGCATCAGTGCTTTGGCAGCATCGACCCGCAGCTTTGCCTCAGCTTCATGGTCATTCATGGCAGCCAGCAGGAACGCTTTCGGGTCAGAGAATGACAAGGCCCTGTTCAAATCGAAGCCCGGGCCGTCATCGGGATCAGCTGCTTGTGTCGCATCAGCAGCCGGTTGTT
Proteins encoded in this window:
- a CDS encoding HK97 family phage prohead protease, giving the protein MPSICKTLAFDQAAIKFSSGGAQGIFEGYASVFSVVDSDGDIMEPGAFAVALKTQSRAVAMFFNHRRNEIPVGKWLDLSEDSTGLHVRGELTPGNPQSDALKAAMIHGTVGGMSVGFSAAKGDCAPIATGYSFKSVSRLSEISICTFPANEHATVSALKSMDTIETIRDAENWLRDSAGLSKSEALAFIARIKSAVRSDSEGGEINAILDRIKSFPSVGN
- a CDS encoding phage portal protein, with amino-acid sequence MADTDYSIDLRTRSPFWARMASFFVGGRLVSPEKGSQTGPVSATGVVGDSVVNDERSLQISTVFACVRLISSVTACLPLDVFETKGEDRSKVGFDNPLARLLRYSPNQFMTAFDFRAAMTMQLCYYGNAYALIERNSVGDIISLVPLMSVNMDVRLEGKRVVYRYRRDSEYADFKQSDIFHLKGFGFNGLVGLSPIAFGAKTAGVAVAMEDQQRDFYANGAKSPQILMTGDGKTLNKAQRDQLEENFKEISGGPVKKRLWVLEAGFTTQAIGVSPQDAETMAARKFQVSELARFFGVPPHLVGDVEKSTSWGSGIEQQNLGFLQYTLDPYLEIWETSILRWLIKPADLGRIHAEHNRDGLLSGDSTARANYMKTQIDTGLLTVNEGRRVGNRPPLPGGDVATRQSQNVPLTQLGKTNPAPSGV
- a CDS encoding terminase large subunit, producing MQWTTACSDWEQKLRLGQSIIPAPLFPQEAEAGLAVLRELKIVDAPGSPTIGESCAEWVFDFAGAIFGAYDYTTGRRMISEYMLCIPKKNSKSTIAAGIMLTALIRNWRLSAEFIILAPTKEIADNSFKPAADMVKHDEELRDLMHVQPHLRTITHRETGATLKVVAADGDTVGGKKAVGVLIDEAWLFGKNVKAPDIIREATGGLASRPEGFVIWLTTQSNEPPAGVFREKLKYSRAVRDGRIDDNQFLPVIYEFPQAMIKSGEARLVENFHLVNPNMGFSVDEAFLLRSFKMAQEAGEEELRGFLAKHANIEVGLALLSERWAGADFWEVQGKRPGLSFDDLLRQCEVIDIGIDGGGLDDLLGFAAAGRHRVTREWLLWNHAWAHPSVLVRRQSVAANFHDFAKDGNLTLVDQIGQDVEQVANLVARVEQSGLLDKVGLDPAGIGAILDALVEAGVPEEKVIGISQGWKLGGAIKTAERKLAEGTLIHGGQPMMAWCCGNAKVEPRGNSILITKQASGSAKIDPLMATFNAVTLLSLNPMPSANIDDFLNRPMSM
- a CDS encoding terminase small subunit — encoded protein: MALTPKKRAFVDALRGGASNKDAAIAAGYAASSASAAGSRLAKDPYVMAAMAGTTFNKKVNKIVKAPAAQQPAADATQAADPDDGPGFDLNRALSFSDPKAFLLAAMNDHEAEAKLRVDAAKALMPFMHPRKGETGKKTERENAAKVAGAGRFGSSPPPLKAVK